GAGCTTACCTTTCCCTTTAAGCGATATCAGATTCAGCCAGTATGGAGAGCTGATCGGCCTCAAAAAGGTCGTTACCGGGAATTTTACCAATGTGATGCTGATGTAGTAGGAACAGATAGCTTGGTATGTGAAGCAGAAATCGTGTTGATGATTCGTAGGGTATTCGATAGACTGGGATTAAAAGACTACAGCATAAAAATCAACAATCGAAAAATACTGACAGGAATAGCTGAAGCAATTGGAGAAGCTGGAAAAGAAGGCCCACTCTGCGTTGCTATCGATAAGTTGGATAAAATCGGCTGGGAGAAAGTTCAGGAGGAGTTGATACAGCGAGGTTTTTCTCAGGATTCTACCGTGAAGCTACAGCCCTTGGTAGAACTTGGAAATGATATTTTTCAAAAACTGGAGACCCTTAAAAGTTTTTTAAAAGACTCAGAGGTCGGTCAAAAAGGAATAGCCGAACTCGAGGAAGTTTTCGAAATACTTTCAAAGATGGGAGAAAACTTAGATTTCGTGGATTTTGATGTGATGTTGGCTCGAGGCCTATCCTATTACACAGGAGCAATTTTTGAGGTCAAAGTACATGGAGTCTCCATCGGTTCGGTGAGTGGCGGAGGACGATATGATAACTTGACTGGAGTTTTTGGACTTCCGGGAGTATCTGGAGTCGGATTCTCATTTGGGGTGGATCGTATTTATGACGTCTTGGATGAATTAAAACTATTCCCTGCCGAAAGCCAACGTGGTACTCAGCTCTTATTGGTCTATTTTGATGCATCAGGAAAAGATTATGCGCTTTCTTTATTAGCTAGTTTAAGAAAGGCTGGGATTAAAACTGAAATCTATCCAGATGAAGCAAAAATCAAGAAACAACTTGAATTTGCTACCAAAAAAGAAATCCCTTTTGTAGGGATTTGTGGAGACCAAGAAATAAAAGACCAGGTCTTAGCGCTTAAAAACCTTTCTACGGGTGAGCAAGAGCAGCTTAACTTGCCGGAAATATTAAAGAGACTGACCTAATCCACAGCGATAATCGCACGGATGAGAATGAATATTCCTCCCTTTAAGGATATAAAATCAGTTCCCACCGCCCAAACTGTTGTTTCCACTTGATAAACCATTTGGTCTGAAGTCTCAAAGGTTAATTTTACTTTGGACTGAAGAAGGTTTCCCAAGGTTTGAGAACGGTACAGATCAGTCATGCGCTTTTTTTGATCTTCCGGATTTTCGAGGACATCACTTTTCCCAAACTGAAGCTGGGGAATGTTTTCTTTCTGAATTTGGATTATCGTTTTCATAGGCATAATGGTTGATTTTGAAAGAAAAATAAAGAAGGTCTTTTGCCTTCTATTTTAATACCCTTTATATACCGTAGATAGGCGAAAGAAGGTTGCCTAAAACTTTCTTATGAAATCTATAAGCGCTCCCAGGTAAATGCTTAAGTATTATTGAAGTTTGATCCAAACAGGAGCCATACGGCCCATTGAGATGTTATCTATATTTGTAAAAAAAAGTACGCATGTTTGATTTTATGGGAATGATGGGCAAAGTCAAAGAAGCCCAAGCGAAAATTAAAGAAGCTCAAGCTCGATTAGTCCATTTGAGTGCAGAAGGTGAAGCAGGAGCCGGAATGGTTAAAGTTTTGGTAAATGGGGAACGGAAAGTTCTAAAAATAGAACTAGATGAAACCCTGCTTAACCCTAATGATAAAGAAATGCTGAGTGATTTGGTGGTGGCGGCTACCAATCAGGCGTTATTAGCTATTGATCAAAAGATCAAGGAGGAAATGAAAAAGGCTACAGAAGGGATGATTCCAACTATTCCTGGGATGGATCTCGGAGGTTTTTTCGGATGAGTCAAGCAGCAATTGTCATCTTAAATTATAATGGAGAGGAAGTTTTAAATCGATTCCTTCCCTCCGTTATTGAGCATTCTCAATATGATTGCTGGGTGATTGACAATTGTAGCTCCGATCATTCGATTGAACTATTAAGGGATAAATTTCCCCAGATTTCCGTGATTGAACTTCAAGCCAACCTCGGCTATGCTGGCGGATACAATTGGGGCTTGGAAGCTCTAAAATCTAACTACGAATATTTTATTCTTCTCAACTCCGATGTCGAGGTTAGTCCCGGATGGGATTCGAAGTTGGTCGATTTTTTATCCTTAAATAAGGATTATTCAGCTGTACAACCGAAGATTCTTTCTGCCAAAAACAAGGAGGAGTTTGATTATGCGGGCGCTGGAGGTGGGTTTTTGGATGCCTTAGGCTATCCTTATTGCCGAGGCAGAATCCTTGAAACCATCGAAAGAGAGGAAGGGCAATATGATGATGTGATTCAAATCGACTGGGCTTCAGGTGCTTGTCTTGCCATTCGATCTACAGACTTTTTTGAGCAGGATGGGTTTGATGCTCATTTTTTTGCGCACATGGAAGAAATTGATCTGTGTTGGAGACTCCGATTAGCAGGTAAAAAAATTGGGTATATAGGAACCTCCACTGTGTTCCATTTAGGTGGGGCAACCTTGTCTCGTTCTAGTGCTAAAAAATTGTATTTGAATATTAGAAATAGCTTGAGCATGCTTCACAAAAATCTCCCTAGTTCTCAATTCTTCGGGGTGGTTTTACTCAAAATGATTTGGGAAACGCTAGCTCTATTTAGCTATTTGTTGAAAGGGCAATTTGAGTTTTCGTCGGCTATAGCCAAAGGATATTGGGATTTTACTAGGAATTGGAACAAGCTTACCAAAACTCAAAAAATAAAAAACCGACCTATTGGCCGGTCAGGGAAGGTGTTTTCAATCTTATGGTCTTATTTAATTCTCCGAAGAAAGAAATATTCCCAGCTTTAGTCAAAAAGCACAGGATTATTCATCTTTCTGAAATACTTTCGGATTTTCATCATCATAGCCATCACCACATAAATAATGATTGGTGATCCCATGGTGATAAAGGAGGTGTAGATGAAAAACAAGCGAATACTATCGATCGGAAAGTTCAACTTCTCTCCAAGTCTAGAACAGACACCGAATGCTCGTTCTTCAAAGAATAGTTTCAGCTTTTCCATTTAATTGGGGGTTATAGTTTCGAAAATTAAACAATTGATTTTGAAATCAATAATTGAAATGTTTGGTAAAATGTTTTGGATTTGCTTTTGGCTTGTTCTGGCTGGTAGCCAAGTGCAAGGTCAGGAGTCAAGAATAATGCCTGAACTTAAGTTTCTTGGGGAATCATCTATTTTACCACAAAAATTAATAATCGAGCAAGATTCTGTCCGGTTCCTGGTATCAGGAAAAGTGCCCATGGAATCCGTTTTGACCCCAAGGAATCCCAGGGTAAAATTGTTTTTTATTTCTCCTGACCAGACCCTTGATTTGGGTAATATTGATCTAGTCAAGAATGTCTCACATTATAAATATGAACAAAGGTTTAAACTTCCATTTGAACCTTGGATGGAAAACGGGTTTTTAGAGATCCGATTTTTTCAAGGGAGAAAAGATGAAGCCAATCCAGAAGAAAAAAAGATTTTAGCAAGAGGTATTTTGGCTCCTCAACGAATGGTTAGGATAGGGGAGGCACTTCCTGGAGAAAATATTCAGCCCCTTGGTATGTATATACTGACTCAAAAAAATATCCAGGAAGAATTTCAGGAGGCTGAGTTTACTTTCTTTTTTGGTTCAGGATCGTCATCGCTCAGGTCATATCCTGCTAACGCGATGGTTCTTGAAAAGATGGATCAATTTTTCTTGGATTATCCACAGGAAATTTCCTTGAAGGTGACGGGAATTCATTCCCCTGAAGATGTGGAGATTTCAAAAAGCGACTTATCTATGAACCGTGCCAAGGAAGTAAAAGAAAATCTGCTCTCAAGATTCGTAAACCTCAAAGAGTCGATGATTACCTTGGATTCGAGAACGCAGGATTTCTTCGATTTAAGAATCCTATTAAGAGATTTTACTGGAATATCTGACCAAAGAAAGGAAGAGCTTTATGCCATTTTGCTTAGTAGAGAAGATTTTATTAGTCAGAAAGAAAGACTAGAGAAGATTCCTGGCTCATCACAAATAAAAAAAGATCTGTATCCAAAACTGAGAGCGGTTAGAGTTCAAGTAACTGGAAAAGCATTGGGGGGATTAA
Above is a window of Algoriphagus sanaruensis DNA encoding:
- the hisS gene encoding histidine--tRNA ligase → MQKPSLPKGTRDFGPVQMARRTYILDTIKETFQLFGYQQIETPAMENLSTLTGKYGDEGDQLLFKILNSGDFLKDVSSEDLEKGSGATLSKVSEKGLRYDLTVPFARYVVMNRNELTFPFKRYQIQPVWRADRPQKGRYREFYQCDADVVGTDSLVCEAEIVLMIRRVFDRLGLKDYSIKINNRKILTGIAEAIGEAGKEGPLCVAIDKLDKIGWEKVQEELIQRGFSQDSTVKLQPLVELGNDIFQKLETLKSFLKDSEVGQKGIAELEEVFEILSKMGENLDFVDFDVMLARGLSYYTGAIFEVKVHGVSIGSVSGGGRYDNLTGVFGLPGVSGVGFSFGVDRIYDVLDELKLFPAESQRGTQLLLVYFDASGKDYALSLLASLRKAGIKTEIYPDEAKIKKQLEFATKKEIPFVGICGDQEIKDQVLALKNLSTGEQEQLNLPEILKRLT
- a CDS encoding YbaB/EbfC family nucleoid-associated protein: MFDFMGMMGKVKEAQAKIKEAQARLVHLSAEGEAGAGMVKVLVNGERKVLKIELDETLLNPNDKEMLSDLVVAATNQALLAIDQKIKEEMKKATEGMIPTIPGMDLGGFFG
- a CDS encoding glycosyltransferase family 2 protein translates to MSQAAIVILNYNGEEVLNRFLPSVIEHSQYDCWVIDNCSSDHSIELLRDKFPQISVIELQANLGYAGGYNWGLEALKSNYEYFILLNSDVEVSPGWDSKLVDFLSLNKDYSAVQPKILSAKNKEEFDYAGAGGGFLDALGYPYCRGRILETIEREEGQYDDVIQIDWASGACLAIRSTDFFEQDGFDAHFFAHMEEIDLCWRLRLAGKKIGYIGTSTVFHLGGATLSRSSAKKLYLNIRNSLSMLHKNLPSSQFFGVVLLKMIWETLALFSYLLKGQFEFSSAIAKGYWDFTRNWNKLTKTQKIKNRPIGRSGKVFSILWSYLILRRKKYSQL
- a CDS encoding PspC domain-containing protein, which gives rise to MEKLKLFFEERAFGVCSRLGEKLNFPIDSIRLFFIYTSFITMGSPIIIYVVMAMMMKIRKYFRKMNNPVLFD